The Apium graveolens cultivar Ventura chromosome 3, ASM990537v1, whole genome shotgun sequence sequence ATCCATCTGAAATATTTTCCACTTTCTAACAGAAGACACCGCAATCAAAGTACGAACAGTTGTCATCTTTGCAACAGGCGCAAATGTTTCTTCATAGTCCAAGCCATactcttgagagtaacctttagcaacaaGTCGAGCCTTATAACGCTCAACGGATCCATCAGTTTTTGTCTTAATTTTATATACCCAACGACAACCAATTGTATGTTTTCCCGGAGGCAATGGGACTAAATCCCATGTATGAGTTTGATGTAAAGCAGTAAGTTCCTCGACCATAACATTTTGCCATAGAGGATCATGAACAGCCTCTCTATATGATGCAGGCTCAAACAAATGGTGAACAGAAGTAACGAATGAAGCAAAATATGGGGAATAAGATGAATAAGCAAAATCAGGTAGTTGGGTCGACTTACGTATGCAAGTAGACTGGCGAACTGGCGGAGGAGTTGAACTTTCGGTAGACGATTGAGTGGGAGGAGAATCTAAAATCTCTGGTGATGATTGACTGGTTGTAGAAGCAGGTGAAGACGTCGGAGATGTTGGAGTCCGAGATGTAGATGTAGAAGTTGGTAGAGATGTGGGAGTTTGAGATGTAGATGCCTCCGGAACTGAAGTATTAGAATTTGTGGTTGAAGCATCCTCAATATTTGTGTCAAAAGGATCAATTCGAATAAGCTCTTCTTGTGTCATATGATGCGAACTAGCAGGAACAGAGAAAAATGGAATATGCTCCAAAAAGTAAACATGCCGAGAAACATACAATTTTCCACTGACCGGGTCAAAACAACGATATCCTTTCTGGGTAACACCATAGCCCAAAAATACACATAAATCAGATTTAGCAGACAATTTACTACGCTCAAACTGGGGTTTAAGAACAAAGCAGGTATAACCAAAGACACGCAAGGAAGCATAATCAGGCACTTCATCATATAATTTCTCAAAAGGTGACAAACCAGAATTTTGAGCAGTTGGAATTCGGTTAATCACATAAATAGCAGTAAGAAGTGCTTCACCCCAAAATACACTTGAAACATCAGCCGACAACAAAAATGAGCGAGTTGTTTCAACAAGATGACGATGTTTTCTCTCAGCAACACCGTTCTGTTGAGGAGTGTCAGTACATGAGGTTTGACGTATAGTCCCATTAGAAGCAAGCAAGCGACAAAAAACATTAGAGCTGTTTCACCTCCCAAATCACAACAAAAACATTTAATGACAGCTTTATGTTGAGTTTTTATATGAGCTCTAAAATctttaaaaatatccaaaaaatcaGACCTACACTTCATAAGATAAATCCACGTATAACCAGTAAAATCATCAATAAACGAAACATAATATCTAGATCCTCCTTTTGTGGGCATAGGAGCAGGTCCCCACACATCAGAATGCATAATATCAAACGGAGAAAGAGAATACATAACACTCTTATGAAAAGGTAAAGCAGCGAATTTCGCTAATTTACAACCGCTACAGTCAGAAATATCATGAGCTTTTAGTTGTCCCAAGGCTCCGGTTGAAACTAAAAATTGTAAACGAGATTGAGAAACATGACCTAAACGAGCATGCCATATGTAGAAGTCAGAAGACAAATCACTCAAACGAAAGGATGATAAATTAACACTAGGAGTTCCCACAACAAATACATTGAGTTCATCCAAAATATAAAGTCCTCCCTGCTTACGACCTTTCCCGATTACTTATTGAGATCTCGGATCCATAACACAAAAAGTTGtagaagaaaaagaaaccaagtaacCCGATTCACATAATTGACTAACCGAAACAAGATTTAATTTGAGATCCGGAATATAATAAACATCAAAGAGAGATACGGTTGGGGTAACTATAGAACCAACACCTCGTAACGATATAGGAGTGCCATCAGCAGTCATGATGGATAAAGATGAATCATCAGAAAACGAAACGAAAGACGGCCAATGAGGAGACATGTGGTGGGATGTACCTGAATTTAGAATCCATAGAGAAGAATATAAACTTGAAGTACCAGTTGACAAAAGACATGTTGATGATGAGACATACATGTCGAGATATTGATGAAACTAAATTCAAACCAAATCGGAAATAAAGTCGAATCCAAATTCAACACCAAATTTAAACTGTatccaaattcaatcaagaaacCAAAAATGAAATCAAATCCAAACTCAAATAACCAATTCACCAAATTTAAACTGTatccaaattcaatcaagaaacCAAACCCGAAATCAAATAACCAATTCCAATCTAAAATCGAATCTGAAAGTAGATCGAAACTAATTTCAATTCCGATTGCAAATCCAAAACTAATATCAAATCTCAagaaaataaatcaattaatacaATTGTATTATTCCAATAATCGAGTACTACAAAATCCAATCAATCAAATAACCCAAATTACAAGATCAACAACGATGAAAAGAATGAATTAAAAGTAAACAGTAACCTATTGTAACCATAAAAAAATCGATTTCTGGAGCTCTAAATACGATCTTCACCGTTCAAAATTTAGATACCTATGCAAAGAAGACGTAGTTAAAATTTTAGGATGATCCAACGGTTGAAACTCCGGGAATCGTAAAAACAAGTTGGCTGATCTGTGCAGAAATTTTTCTGCGAATTTTCAAGAAACTTTTGTTGTTGTAACGTAACTCTATCTATTTAATGATTCAACTAAACTTCCACGATCACTTGAAaccaagctctgataccatattaACTTTAGAGATATAATACGAACGTAAAACATTATTAGAATCAACACAGAATTTATAAAATATGTCCGAACTTATATAGAAAAACAATATAAGCTAAATACCGAAAATACcctaatatatataatattatatatatatatatatattctaacaaTGTTGTTGCATGCCGAACAAGGTGGTTCTTTAGGGATTGTTGTTAGCGGAACGAATCATGAACCAATGGCAGATACAAAGATCGATAATGATTCTGCAAGTAGGGCCTTAGCATTCACTATTGGTTGGTAAGTCTCTGATttgaaaataaattattataaagcTTATTATAAATCTGCTTTCAAATTAGGACACGTTTTTTATCTGTTGACTAGACATGAATACCTAAAAACACAATAATTTTTGCTCCTGGCATGGGTAATCTTTATCCAATTAGGGTTCTGGATCCCTTAGTATTTGGTGACTATCCTGCAGAAATCCACAGATATCTTGGGAGTGAACTGCCTCAATTTTCCAAAGAGGAGATTGATTATGTAAAAGGCAGTGTTGACTTCATTGCTCTTAACCACTACACAACTCATTATTCTGAGGATTGCATCTATTCCAATTGCACAGAAGGGGCTGACCATGCAATTAAAGGATATCAACAACAGAAAAATGAACGAGATGGAATCTGAATAGGAGAACCGGTATGTGTGGGCGACACGTAGACAGAAAAACTGAGTAGTGCATTCAAAATTTTATATGAATACACATATTGTAATTTAAGTGTAGTCAGTGATTTCATTAGGAGTTCAAGATTTAAGTCAAATGACCTCAGTCTTACAATGCTGGCTACACCCATGTGTGTGTTACATGCATACTTGTTTCTGTCAACGCTTTGTCTGTTTACTTTTTGTTGTAGTCTATAGGTCTCTTTTGTTTGCTTAATATTTTTTCTTTTGGTGCTTTAAAAGACTGGAATGGATGGAATTAGTGTGGTACCAAGAGGCATGGAGGAGATTGTCGACTATGTTAAGGAAAGATATAATAACATACCTATGTTTATAACTGAAAATGGTGAGTTTTTTTCATGCTTTCTGTACTCTCATCACTTACGACTTGTGTTCATGTTGTTTTGACAAATGGATCTTATAACTGAATTTTGTAAATGACTACTGCAGATTATTCTGCACCACATGGGGAAGATGTTACAGTAAAAGACATTCTAAATGACACAAAGCGGATTGAATTTCACAAAGCATACCTTGCTTTTTTGGCATGAGCAATTAGGTGATTACATTACTTTAGATTGTATTCCAACTTCCTCAGTTTGAATCACGGTCCTTGTTTTCGCCTCTAAAGAAAATATCTTAACTTGTTCTTCAAACAAAAGACTCCAGCTATATATACTACACAATAGCAAGATCTAAAGCAAATCAATAGGTATGAAAATACTATAGGGGAAATTTCTGTTCAACAACATTTTAATTTGATATCTTAATTTGGTTCAGGAACGACGCTGATGTCCGTGGATATTTTGCATGGACATTTTTGGATGATTTTGAATGGGTATTTGGATATGATGTGAGATTCGGATTGTACTATGTGGATCCGCACACACTTGATCGTATCCCCAAGCTTTCTGCCATGTGGTATAACAGTTTCTTGACTAAAAATGATAGCTTCAGTAGGAAAGAAGAAGCATATTGAGATTTATTGCAAGATAAATACACTATAGCTCGTGAATCATTGGGAAAGAAAGCAGAATTATAATCATCTTGTAGCATGGCTACGAAATTACTGTTTTATATGAGTTCATGTAAGTAGAGGTATATATTGTCTACTTTGTACCAGAAATCGCAGTACTCCTGTTGTTTACTAAAAAGAATGTATTTCATTTGCAGAGATGTAAAACCTGGGCGTTTTATACAATTCATTGATGTTTTATTTTCCTCTGCTACTGGCTgtcaagaacaaaaagagaaaTTTATGTTAGGAGTTAGTGTCGCACGAGGGAGGAGTAGAGTGCTAGTATACAATCATTAAAATAACTTTATTAGTATATGATTTTTTAGATGTGCTCGAAAATAAATTCTTACGGACGCGATGTAGAGTGAAAAAAATTATACTAACATGAGGTTAAGTATGCTTAGCAAGCTAACAATATAGACATTATGGAAGTTGTACACAGCCCCAGCCTCCACGAACAGTGTTGGAACTAGATGGGTTATAGGGTGCTTGAGATCCCCCAATCTCCGAAAAATGGCGGGACGGTCTCTCTTTTGCGGCCGTGTTCAACTTTTTGTTTcaatttcaaataaatatttggaattgtttttaaaattagaAGTCCGGACTCAAGATTTTTATAATTATGAGTTCTAAGAGCAACTACAATAGAGTTCTAGCatgtttttcaaaaatattattataaaaatgaaTCATAGTGTTTTAGGATATTTTATTGTAATTCAACTCCAACAATATTCCTTATAAGTGTATCCtcataatattttattattatatttaaactctAGTTATGCATTTGAAATGTAGAAAGAGAGAGAAatgaattttttattattaaaagcAAGATAAGGAATCACTAGTGGTTTATTATAAATAAGGTATGAATGAAGGATACTAACTTTTTTAAGGAATCACTAATATGTTGTTGTGGCtttattttatacaaaatttCTTAAATTTTTAGTTCGGATTCCAAATAAATAACATGTTGGAGTTGCACTAAGCTGACAAAGACTCAATACCATGACGTCTGGTAGTGGGAGGGGAATTTTAATTTCTATACAACAACATAAATACATTTTCAAACAAAATGTAGCAATTACAAGTTGTAAAAAATTGTGAAACTTAAAGTATTTTAttaatgaagaaagtgaaataAAATAGCATACATGAGTTTTTGGGAAtttcatatgtatatatatcatatattgcAACATTGCTGAAATCAAATAAAGAAGGTACAACAATTCATGCCAGGCTAGTTAAGTCAATCGTATGCTGCTACTTTACAAAATAAATATGAATcaataaaaaaaaacaaattaaattGCACACATATATTGTTACAAACTGATTTCAACTTATCCTAAATCCATGTTTTCTAACCAGAAGTGATTTGTTTAAATCGATCTCGCAATCCTTCTTCATCCTCAGCCTCCATCAACCTCTCCACCACGATATCCGCTTCATCTTTAACCCACTGAGAATGTAGATCGCCATATTCCATGGagttcaagaaaaatttcaagaaaaTGATTTATTGCATCTGGCACAACCCGTTCATCAGCCTGCAAAATAAGTTTTTTGGTAGCCAGTGCAAATTGGTGAATAGacataaataaaatttatatatgtAAATGACAATTGCAATTTCACACAACATAATTGAATATTTCTGcataaataatatatatacaagATGAGTCTtgatttaattaatatctttttaatttatgaaatatgATGAAGCTCGCTGAGATGACTTCAATTTCATCTCCAGCTCCATCATTGGGGATGCGATAGTTGGAACATCTTTTTCATTGTTTACTTCATAAAATTGAAAGATTTCAATTTTTGGCCAATTTTTCTGAAAATAGGCCATATCGACTTATTTGATGGAAATTTGTTTTTTAATTTCATGTACCCGAAAAATATAAAGGTAAGATGGTGTAGTAGTTCatttttttttgacaaattaTATTAAAAAGGAAAATTGTTGGGTAAAATTTCGTATCAAGATCTAAAATCAGATTCTCAAAAAAGATCAATAATAATTTATGAACAAAAGAAAAATTAAGAGATTGAGAAAATCAGGACTAGGAAAGTAGAGTTTGAGTGGGGGAAATAAAGCGTGATAGACACAAGGGGCTCACTAAGATATGACGACTAAGTTTTCAATCTTAATTCCACAATGTGAACTTTGTAATCCAAGATTGGCTATTTTAACTAGAAATTTAAGAGAGTACACAAAAGAGACTAGAGAAACTAAAGTAAGAGAGTAAATTTCTATAGATATCAAAGATAACAACATATTTGTGGTTGCAACGCTTAACTTACATAGTTACAAATATTTTCATCAAAGGAACATTCTAGAGACTAAATTGTTTTCTGACAAGTACAAAATGTTAACGCATGTATACTTCTCGAATGTTCCTTTTTTCCTTATTTAGGTAATTCGCGAAGGTTCTTGATTCTTCTTATAGTTGATAATAATGAAAATATTTGtgaaaaaataaaattttttcACCCTCTAACGACGTCGCTAGCTGATAAAAAAATCTCACAAATATGTGTTATTAAATTTTTTCCCCCTTATCCTCACGGCAGTATGTCGTCTACTCTGTTATCTAATTACTTCTACTTTTATCAGTCATGTTACATTACAATATAGATTTTTTAatgagattttttttaaaaaaaatttaagcTGAGAGCGACCAAATATTGTAATCAAACATAAAGTCAAAGTTAGGTCTGAACTCCTGTTTAATTTACTTAATCTCTTTTGGTGATTGGCCGGGGAGGGGGATTCTAATTTTTATACAACAACACAAATAAATTTTCAAACAAAATATAGCAATTACAACtttaaaaaattttgaaatttgaattattttattaatgaagaaagtgaaataAAATAGCATACATGAGTTTTCAGGAACTTCAGATGTACATACATCATATACTGCAGTATTGCTGGAATCAAATAAAAAAGGTATAACAATTTATTGTCGGGCAATTGTTAAGTTACTCTTATGCTGCTACTTTACAAAATGAATATGAATCAATTACAAGAAAAAATAAATTGAACTGCACACATATATTGTAACAAAGTGATTTCAAACAGTTAACTAATTTAGACAGTAACTTTTCCTAAATCTAGATTTTCTGATCAGAAGGGATTTGCTTAAACCGAGCTCGTAATCTTTCTTCATCCTCAGCCTCCATCAAATTCCCCGCTATGATATCTGCAACATCTTTAACCCACTGAGAATGTAAATCAGCATGTTCCATTGAGCTCAAGAAATATGCAATCAAATTCTTTTTAAGAAAATGATTTATTGCATCTGGCACGACGGGGTGATCAGCCTGCAAAATAAGATTTTTGGTTGTCAGTGCAAATTGGTGAAAAGgcataaataaaatttttatatgtAAATGACAGTTGCAGTTTCACACAACACAGTTGAATACTTTTGcataaataatatatatacaagATAAGTCTTGATTTAGTTAATACCCTTTTAATTTCACTTTAATTTCATCTTGAGCTCCATCATTGGGGATGTGATaattggagcattttcttcattatttactttataaaattgaaatattCCGATCAATCCGTTTTGACCAATTTTTCGGAAAACAACCCATATCAACTTAATTGATGAAAATTTGTTTTTTAATTTCTTGTACCGGAAAAACATAAAGGGAAGATGGTGTAGTAGTGTCGTTTTTTTTTGGCAAATTATGTTAAAAAAGGAAAATTGTTGGCCAAAATTTCGGTATCAAGATCTAAAATTAGATTATGAAAAAAGATCAATAAGAATTTATGAACAAAAGAAAAATTAAGAGATCGAGAAAATCAGGACTAGGAAAGTAGAGTTTGAGGGGGGAAATAAAGCGTGATAGACATGAGAGCCTCACGAAGACGACGACCAAGTTTTCAATCTTAGTTCCACAACCTAAACTTTGTAATCCAAGATTGGTTATTTTAACTAAAAATTTAAGAGTACACAAAAGAGATTAGAGATACTAAAGTAAGAGTATAAATTTCTGTAGAACTCGAGGATGGCAATGGATTTGTGATTGCAACGCTTATATAGCCACAATTTTTCACGAAGGAACATTCTAGAGACTAATAATTATTTTGACAAGTACAAAATGCTAACATATGGATAACTCTCGAATGTTCTTAATTCTTCGTATAGAAGATAATGATGAAGATACTtgtgaaaaaaataaaataaaattcccTCACCTTATAACGACGTCGTTAGATGATAAAAAAGATCCCATAAATATTTGTTATTAAAAATTTTTCCTTATTTTCAAAGTAGTATGTCCGCTATTCTTTGTCTAATTAATTCTACATTCTATCAGTACAGGTTACATAACAATATTAATTATTGAatgagatttttaaaatttaagcTGCGAGAGACTCGAAATTAATCAGATATAAAGTCATGTCTGAGTTTGGTTAATGTGAGAGGAGGGGAGGATTGTAATTTCCATACATCACaaatttattttcaaacaaaATGTAGCAGTTACAACTGGAAAATAGCACAATTCGCATTGCTTTATTAATGAAGTTAGATAGCATACATGAGTTTCTGGGAACTTTcacatatatatatcatataccGCAGCATTGCTGAAAAGTGAAAACAAATAAACAAATAAAGAAGGATCAACAATTTTTATGTCAGGCTAGTTAGTCGATCATATGCTGCTAGTCTGCTACTTTACAAATTGAATATGAATTAACAAAAAGAAATAACAAATTGAACTGCACACAGATATGGAAACAATGTGATTTCAAACAGTTAGTTTGTTTCAAGCAGCAACTTATGTTTTCTGACCAGAAGGGATTTGTTTAAACCGATCTTGCAATCCTTCTTCATCCTCAGCCTCCATCAACCTCTCCACTACAATGTCCGCAGCATCTTTAACCACATCAGACCAGTTTCTATGAATAATTGCCAAAAAAAACACACATGTTAGGCTTTGAATGAAATACGTGTGTGTGTGTCGAGGAACATTTTGTATAAATTTTAAAATGTAATTCAGTTACTTGTCTTCGCGCAACACACACATTGACACATACATGCACAAAGATTCTAAAAACTAAAGAAAGCTAGTACATGCATCATGCATGAAACAAGCTTGTTTATTGAACTGATACTATGTGCATTCGTGTGGTTTGATCGTATATGGTGCTATATTGAACATGTCATAGCTTTCAATTTAGAATGTATCAAGGGAACACAAAATTGATACTGATCTTACCCTTTTAAAGAATCAAATGTGATTCCTACAGTGTACTTAGCCTCCTCAAGCGAAGAATTGAACCTCTGCATCTCGGTCTGTGAACAACTTCCAGTGTCTACAACACGAAGTTCTGATGGCTTAACATCGCAAAAAATTGGAATAATTTTCTTTCTAGACTCCATCAGTAAGGCAAGTTCATGCAGACAGAAATACGAGTTGCAATAAGTTGGCGAAAACACCAACACACCAACTTTACAACTCATAATCCCACCATTTATCTTCTCAAACAGCTTATCACCTGGCTTCATATTCTTGTTATCCAAGAAAGCACGAATCCCTAGCCAACGCAGATGATCGTACAACAACGATGAGATAGATCTCTTCGTGTCAACGCTTCTATGGTTAATAAACACATCACAAGATTCTTTTTGAGGCCATGTAGTTGCAACCTTTTGTGTCACTTGAGTTCTCAGTTTTTGGCTAAGAAACTGGCGTTGTAACATCTTCATGGCTTGTGATCGATGCATGCTTCGagttttttttgaattattttttaaaaatattacgCTTCGCTCAATCAACGTTTTCGATGATCAAAAAGTATATAGTATGTTGaaaattgaaaaaaatgaagGAATGTTTGATGGTTTATTTGGATGGTGATGCTGCAGgctctggtatttatacacattGCATTAAAAGCACTTACTAAGACTACTACATATTGAAATTTCTCTAATTCAGAGTCTTCTGGAGAATGTTGATTTGAATTCACCATTGCTGCAAAATGCCAAAATATTACGTTCTGCGTTGATTTTCAAGGGACAGAGAAGAATTCAAGATTTAGTTTTAACTTAAAGGAAACAAATGGAACAATCAAAGTAAAAAAAGCTGATGCATGTGAGCTGTGACTTGATCGTCTCTATTAAAAACGTGTGACTTGATGGAACTAAATCAGACATAATTATTGTATTATGGAAGAATTTTAGAAGCAAATGTTGgtattaaaatttatattgtTGTTAAATAACAGACAAGTTTGTAAAACCTTCCGGGACGTTAGCTGACTGTTTCAACCTTCTCTTGTATGTGGCGCATGTTAATTTATCTCGTGTGctcaaatatttatttatttttctgaaCCAAATTCTGGGATGAAAATTGAATAGTATTACATAGTATTACATTTTGACTATATGTGTACTTGGGTAGCAATTAACATTCCTTAAAAAACTAGTATTTAAATTTTGGGGAAAAAGCCCATATACAAAATTGAGCATGATAGAGCAAGTTGAATAACATATGGTAGCTCTAACGGCCGACATCCCTTCGGACACGGCTGATCCCGAAAATAGTCTTAATAAGAGTGTCACGCCACATTATGTGACGACGTTGATAttttgttaaaatattatttttaatatttttttttgtcGCATCATTTTTTATACTATTTTTTCAGAAAACACTTGAATAGTTGGTTTCAAGTTTATGTAATTAAATTGTTTTAAAAACTGTTAAATGTTAAATACACACATGCATTGCCAAATAAAAGTTTTGTTATATAAAAAACCGAAGCAAACAGCAAAAATGGAGTCTTGGGCTTTGGCGTGGTCATTCGATCCTTGTTCATCGAAATTTGTTACTCCTTCCGTCCTTTCtgattatttatattttttaaaaagtGTGACGTATTTTAagatatatataaattataattatgtgaaaaaaattaaataaaatttaaatatttatcttttatttaaaaaaaattataaaaataaattacatcTTAAAACGCTGTCAAATACTATTACAAAAACGTTAACAATTAAAAAGGAGCCGG is a genomic window containing:
- the LOC141713832 gene encoding putative inactive beta-glucosidase 14, encoding MLLHAEQGGSLGIVVSGTNHEPMADTKIDNDSASRALAFTIGWVLDPLVFGDYPAEIHRYLGSELPQFSKEEIDYTGMDGISVVPRGMEEIVDYVKERYNNIPMFITENDYSAPHGEDVTVKDILNDTKRIEFHKAYLAFLA
- the LOC141713833 gene encoding putative 2' cyclic ADP-D-ribose synthase BdTIR gives rise to the protein MHRSQAMKMLQRQFLSQKLRTQVTQKVATTWPQKESCDVFINHRSVDTKRSISSLLYDHLRWLGIRAFLDNKNMKPGDKLFEKINGGIMSCKVGVLVFSPTYCNSYFCLHELALLMESRKKIIPIFCDVKPSELRVVDTGSCSQTEMQRFNSSLEEAKYTVGITFDSLKGNWSDVVKDAADIVVERLMEAEDEEGLQDRFKQIPSGQKT